A single genomic interval of Lewinellaceae bacterium harbors:
- a CDS encoding UbiD family decarboxylase gives MSHHSLMDAVRDLEQNGKLVRIKMEADPDLEMAEIQRRVYEAQGPALFFERVKGSPFPAVSNIYGTFERTEFLFRHTLKKVQKVIELKADPANFFKNPFRYLSAPFTAVSALPMRSRFGAPILHGRTTVSQLPQVKSWPMDGGAFVTLPQVLTLPPGSRNIMQSNLGMYRIQLSGNEYIADQEVGMHYQIHRGIGVHHTAYNKSEEPFRASIFVGGPPSHAFAAIMPMPEGLSELTFAGMLGGRRFRYLWRQGHILSADADFAITGIIRKGQKKPEGPFGDHLGYYSLQHDFPVMEVEHVYHRKNAVWHFTAVGRPPQEDSSFGYLIHELVKLLTPQEFPGIVEINAVDAAGVHPLLLAIGSERYMPFRERRPEEILTQANRILGSGQTSLAKFLFIAAEGDAPGLNTHDISGFFRHVLERVDWTRDLHFQTKTTIDTLDYSGSGWNAGSKVAIACCGDKKRTLTTELPNGFSLPEGFHNPRFAQPGILSIEGPAFIDESSYKDGELLAKDLERFSMESIPLVILCDDSNFVGATLNNFLWVAFTRANPSHDIHGVKAFIEHKHWGCHGPVIIDARIKPHHAPPLIEDKKVKEKVDRMFAKGGELEGLG, from the coding sequence ATGTCCCACCACAGCCTGATGGATGCCGTCCGCGACCTGGAGCAAAACGGCAAACTGGTAAGAATAAAAATGGAAGCCGACCCGGATTTGGAGATGGCCGAGATTCAGCGGCGCGTCTATGAGGCGCAGGGGCCAGCTCTGTTCTTCGAGCGGGTTAAGGGCAGCCCTTTCCCTGCCGTATCCAATATTTACGGTACTTTTGAGCGGACCGAATTCCTCTTTCGACATACCTTGAAGAAAGTGCAGAAGGTGATCGAGCTGAAAGCCGACCCGGCCAACTTCTTCAAAAACCCGTTCCGCTACCTCTCGGCGCCCTTTACCGCTGTTTCCGCCCTGCCGATGCGCAGCCGTTTCGGCGCGCCCATACTGCACGGGCGTACGACGGTAAGCCAACTGCCGCAGGTGAAATCCTGGCCGATGGACGGCGGCGCCTTCGTCACCCTGCCCCAGGTGCTGACTCTGCCGCCCGGCAGCCGCAACATCATGCAGTCCAACCTGGGCATGTACCGCATCCAGTTGTCCGGCAATGAATACATTGCCGATCAGGAAGTGGGCATGCACTACCAGATCCACCGGGGCATCGGCGTACACCACACCGCCTACAACAAAAGCGAGGAACCCTTTCGGGCCTCCATCTTTGTGGGCGGGCCGCCTTCCCACGCCTTTGCCGCCATCATGCCTATGCCGGAGGGCCTCTCCGAGCTGACCTTCGCCGGCATGCTGGGGGGGCGGCGCTTCCGCTACCTGTGGCGCCAGGGCCATATTCTATCCGCCGATGCCGACTTTGCGATAACCGGCATCATCCGCAAAGGGCAGAAAAAGCCGGAAGGGCCCTTTGGCGACCACCTGGGTTACTACAGCCTGCAGCACGATTTCCCGGTTATGGAAGTAGAGCATGTGTACCACCGCAAAAATGCCGTCTGGCACTTTACTGCCGTGGGCCGCCCGCCGCAGGAGGACTCCAGCTTTGGTTATCTCATCCACGAGCTGGTCAAGCTGCTGACGCCACAGGAATTTCCGGGTATTGTGGAGATCAATGCCGTAGACGCAGCCGGCGTGCACCCCCTGCTGCTGGCCATCGGCAGCGAACGCTATATGCCCTTCCGGGAGCGCCGCCCGGAAGAAATCCTCACCCAGGCCAACCGCATCCTGGGCTCCGGGCAGACCTCCCTGGCCAAGTTCCTCTTCATTGCCGCCGAAGGCGACGCCCCGGGCCTCAATACGCACGACATTTCCGGCTTCTTTCGCCACGTGCTGGAACGGGTAGACTGGACGCGCGACCTCCACTTTCAGACCAAAACCACCATTGACACGCTCGATTATTCCGGCTCCGGATGGAATGCCGGCTCGAAAGTCGCAATCGCCTGTTGCGGAGATAAAAAACGAACGCTGACAACAGAGCTTCCCAACGGATTCAGCCTGCCGGAAGGCTTCCACAACCCGCGTTTTGCCCAACCCGGCATCCTGTCCATAGAAGGCCCGGCATTTATCGATGAAAGCTCCTACAAAGACGGGGAGTTGCTGGCTAAAGACCTGGAACGCTTCTCCATGGAAAGCATTCCTCTCGTTATTCTTTGCGACGATAGTAATTTTGTTGGCGCCACGCTCAACAACTTTCTCTGGGTAGCCTTCACCCGCGCCAATCCTTCCCACGACATACACGGGGTAAAGGCGTTCATAGAACACAAACACTGGGGTTGCCACGGGCCGGTCATCATCGACGCCCGCATCAAGCCGCATCACGCCCCGCCCCTGATCGAGGATAAAAAGGTGAAGGAGAAGGTGGATAGGATGTTTGCGAAGGGGGGAGAGTTGGAGGGATTGGGATAA
- a CDS encoding 2TM domain-containing protein, which yields MFLIVGEAFIQNLVSMSDYEYQAARSRVREKKRFYRRLGIFVALSVFFLLLNVLTSFGSWWFMWPILGMGLGIAIKYFKIFGFPGVGSIDEDWEDREMEKEMRRLGSGQPEEDGLELPELEKPKRKNWDEDELV from the coding sequence TTGTTTTTAATTGTTGGGGAGGCATTCATTCAAAATTTAGTATCCATGTCCGATTACGAATACCAGGCGGCTCGCAGCCGCGTTCGCGAAAAAAAGCGCTTTTATCGGCGTTTAGGTATATTTGTGGCGCTGAGCGTATTTTTTCTCTTGTTGAATGTGTTAACTTCTTTTGGTTCCTGGTGGTTTATGTGGCCGATTCTGGGTATGGGCTTGGGGATTGCGATCAAGTATTTTAAAATTTTCGGTTTTCCCGGAGTTGGCTCCATAGATGAAGATTGGGAGGACCGGGAAATGGAAAAGGAAATGCGCCGCCTCGGTTCGGGCCAGCCGGAAGAGGATGGGCTCGAACTGCCGGAACTGGAAAAGCCCAAACGCAAGAACTGGGACGAGGATGAGCTGGTGTGA
- a CDS encoding proline racemase family protein: MPTPYHHIQHQTTFSPPDHWLRIRTIDMHTGGEPLRVILGGFPPLQGNNILEYRRYVRENHDHLRRALMHEPRGHADMYGCLLLPPNDEGADFGILFMHNEGYSTMCGHATIAIAILAVQMGWVERQEPETPVIIDAPCGRLQAFVKVEKEKILGAYFHGVPSFVVGLDLEVQVPELGPIRYDLAYGGAFYAYVKSGQIELDLTPANYSRIIQAGMQIKRAVMASPQLVEHPFEEDLSFLYGTIFIGGPVSEGADSRNACVFAEGEVDRCPTGSGVSGRLPIHYARGEIAIGETMTVESITGSVFTGSMVREVKYGPYQAVIPRVDGTAFITGQHEFLIDPEDPFRHGFFLR, from the coding sequence ATGCCCACCCCCTACCACCACATCCAACATCAAACCACCTTCTCCCCTCCCGATCACTGGCTACGCATCCGCACCATCGACATGCATACCGGGGGCGAACCCCTGCGGGTTATCCTCGGCGGCTTCCCGCCACTGCAGGGCAATAATATCCTGGAATACCGCCGCTACGTGCGCGAAAACCACGACCACCTGCGGCGCGCCCTGATGCACGAACCCCGCGGCCATGCCGACATGTACGGCTGCCTGCTGCTGCCGCCCAACGATGAAGGCGCCGACTTCGGCATCCTGTTTATGCACAACGAAGGCTACAGCACCATGTGCGGCCACGCCACCATTGCCATTGCCATCCTGGCGGTGCAAATGGGGTGGGTAGAACGGCAGGAGCCGGAAACGCCCGTGATCATAGACGCGCCCTGCGGGCGGCTGCAGGCTTTTGTGAAGGTGGAGAAGGAAAAAATCCTGGGCGCCTATTTCCACGGAGTGCCTTCCTTTGTAGTGGGGTTGGATCTGGAAGTGCAAGTCCCCGAACTCGGCCCTATCCGCTACGACCTGGCTTACGGCGGCGCATTTTACGCCTATGTGAAATCCGGGCAGATCGAACTGGATCTCACCCCAGCCAACTACAGCCGCATCATCCAGGCCGGCATGCAAATTAAACGGGCGGTGATGGCCTCCCCGCAGTTGGTTGAGCACCCCTTCGAAGAAGACCTCAGTTTTCTGTACGGAACCATCTTCATCGGCGGGCCGGTAAGCGAAGGCGCCGACAGCCGCAACGCCTGCGTCTTCGCAGAGGGAGAAGTCGACCGCTGCCCCACCGGCTCGGGCGTTTCCGGGCGGCTGCCCATTCACTACGCCCGGGGGGAAATCGCCATCGGGGAAACGATGACGGTAGAAAGCATCACCGGCAGCGTGTTCACAGGGAGTATGGTGCGGGAGGTGAAATATGGCCCCTATCAGGCCGTCATCCCGCGGGTGGATGGCACGGCTTTTATCACCGGCCAGCATGAATTCTTGATCGATCCGGAAGACCCGTTCCGCCACGGTTTCTTTTTGCGGTAA
- a CDS encoding T9SS type A sorting domain-containing protein, with amino-acid sequence MKYLHILFALLCLPFLPAAQDVVTGTLTHDGLLRNYRLYLPPANTSGEALPLVFNFHGFGSNAAQQEFYSGMNMVADTAGFFVCYPNGVGNAWNVGWEFGSAADDVGFTAALIDELSENYNIDPERVYACGMSNGGFMSYRLACELNGRVAAIASVTGSMVPGYIGTCNPGRAVPVLEIHGTADNVVPYQGQAGLSINIDTLVHFWASNNACNLNPETQQLPNTAPNDGSTATRFDYNGCAGGQQVSLIRIDGGEHTWPGAIFDLGGTNQDFNASVEIWRFFNRFTLSGTTPTDGAARVSPRFRLYPNPTTGLLWLDSQAVPVQATIYNAVGQLAYRAQLSSDGTLDISGQQPGVYFVEVVAAEGRAVFRVVKK; translated from the coding sequence ATGAAATACCTCCACATTTTATTCGCTCTGCTCTGCCTCCCTTTTCTTCCGGCCGCTCAGGACGTCGTCACCGGCACGCTCACCCATGACGGGCTGCTGAGGAACTACCGCCTGTACCTTCCGCCCGCCAACACCTCCGGCGAAGCGCTGCCCCTGGTGTTCAACTTTCACGGCTTCGGATCCAACGCCGCCCAGCAGGAGTTCTACTCCGGAATGAACATGGTGGCGGACACTGCCGGCTTTTTCGTCTGCTACCCCAACGGCGTGGGCAACGCCTGGAACGTAGGCTGGGAGTTCGGCAGCGCCGCCGATGATGTAGGCTTCACCGCAGCCCTGATCGATGAATTATCAGAAAACTACAACATCGACCCGGAACGGGTGTACGCCTGCGGCATGTCCAACGGCGGCTTCATGAGCTACCGGCTGGCCTGCGAGCTCAACGGCAGGGTCGCCGCCATCGCTTCGGTGACGGGCAGCATGGTTCCCGGCTACATCGGCACCTGTAATCCTGGCAGAGCGGTGCCCGTCCTGGAGATTCACGGAACCGCCGACAATGTGGTGCCCTACCAGGGGCAGGCCGGTTTGAGCATAAACATCGACACCCTTGTCCATTTCTGGGCATCCAACAACGCCTGCAACCTCAATCCGGAAACGCAACAGCTCCCCAATACCGCTCCCAACGACGGCTCCACCGCCACCCGTTTCGACTACAACGGCTGTGCCGGCGGGCAGCAGGTTTCGCTTATCCGGATCGACGGCGGAGAGCACACCTGGCCGGGCGCCATCTTCGACCTCGGCGGCACCAACCAGGATTTCAACGCCAGCGTGGAGATTTGGCGGTTCTTCAACCGCTTTACCCTGAGCGGCACGACGCCCACTGACGGAGCGGCCCGGGTTTCGCCCCGCTTCCGGCTGTATCCGAATCCCACCACGGGCCTGCTTTGGCTGGACAGCCAGGCTGTGCCTGTGCAGGCAACGATTTACAATGCCGTTGGGCAACTGGCCTACCGGGCGCAGCTTTCCAGCGATGGTACTTTGGATATCAGTGGCCAGCAGCCTGGGGTTTATTTTGTGGAGGTGGTTGCGGCGGAAGGAAGGGCGGTTTTTAGGGTTGTAAAAAAATAA